The Brassica napus cultivar Da-Ae chromosome C7, Da-Ae, whole genome shotgun sequence genome has a segment encoding these proteins:
- the LOC106369825 gene encoding secreted RxLR effector protein 161-like has translation MSDLRLLTYYLGIEVCQEKGRITLSQERYAKKILCETGMGECNSVQTPMEFGLKLSRAEKEESIDAKDYRRKIGCLRYLLHTRPDLAFSVGLLSRYMHDPKHSHGAAMKQVLRYLKGTTKLGLVYKKGSMTEIRGYSDSSHNIDDDDGRSTTGHIFYLNDCPITWCSQKQETVALSSCEAEFMAATEAAK, from the coding sequence ATGAGTGATCTCAGGTTATTGACTTACTACCTCGGTATCGAAGTATGTCAAGAGAAGGGTAGAATAACTCTGTCTCAGGAGAGATATGCCAAGAAAATCCTATGTGAAACAGGGATGGGGGAGTGTAATTCTGTTCAAACACCAATGGAGTTTGGTCTGAAGCTTTCGAGGGCAGAGAAGGAAGAAAGCATCGATGCCAAAGACTACCGGCGAAAGATAGGTTGCTTACGTTACCTACTCCACACGCGGCCTGACCTTGCTTTTAGCGTTGGTCTGTTATCACGATATATGCATGACCCTAAACACTCTCACGGAGCAGCTATGAAGCAGGTCTTGAGGTACTTGAAAGGAACAACGAAGTTAGGCCTCGTTTACAAGAAAGGTAGCATGACAGAGATTAGAGGTTATAGTGATTCAAGCCATAACATAGATGATGACGACGGTAGAAGCACCACAGGTCACATATTTTACTTGAATGATTGCCCAATTACGTGGTGTTCTCAGAAACAAGAAACTGTAGCTCTATCATCATGCGAGGCTGAGTTTATGGCTGCAACCGAAGCAGCAAAGTAA